One Haemorhous mexicanus isolate bHaeMex1 chromosome 19, bHaeMex1.pri, whole genome shotgun sequence genomic window carries:
- the LOC132336334 gene encoding uncharacterized protein LOC132336334, whose product MVTRWAEPKGALFVPTDPALVKSWCFLKHLVCGSSWGLGRSRGSESSCHGLCSGPVSGWDPVLTKQPLGPVSPHRHNDRGCSGLGADTAHGRCYSLEAQTGKVSPGDQRSSGCGRRGSRGTRGRGFPGCPVPALFFGAQSSCSPWSTAQPHREAASDGEGVSCGSPFLCSMVVFPAGPPPPCTCSGSWVSPGAAVVVSVGALPQTPPVILSPPPPLLLPAPLESFRHCWGCVLHASCLTPFPAPGMGSPCCEEPLVPPWQGSEGQMPAEHFIQGQVLLHQLNPLLTPSQMPKPKTASCSCEPEPCC is encoded by the coding sequence atGGTGACACGATGGGCAGAGCCCAAAGGGGCTCTGTTTGTCCCCACTGATCCTGCCCTGGTGAAGTCCTGGTGCTTTCTGAAACACCTGGTGTGTGGATCATCCTGGGGcttggggaggagcaggggcagtgAATCCTCCTGCCATGGCCTCTGCAGTGGCCCTGTAAGTGGGTGGGACCCTGTCCTCACCAAGCAGCCACTCGGGCCCGTGTCCCCACACAGGCACAATGACAGGGGGTgcagtgggctgggggcagaCACAGCTCATGGCAGGTGTTACAGCCTTGAAGCCCAAACTGGAAAAGTGTCTCCTGGAGACCAGAGGAGCTCAGGCTGTGGGAGGAGGGGATCCAGAGGGACTCGGGGCAGAGGCTTTCCTGGGTGCCCCGTCCCAGCCCTGTTTTTTGGGGCAcagtcctcctgcagcccttggagcactgctcagccccacagagagGCAGCTTCTGATGGGGAGGGGGTAAGCTGTGGGTCACCTTTCCTCTGCTCTATGGTGGTTTTCCCTGCTGgacctcctcctccctgcacgtgcagtgggagctgggtcagtcctggagcagctgtCGTGGTCTCTGTTGGAGCCTTACCCCAGACACCACCAGTGATTCTTTCaccccctcctcctctgcttctTCCAGCTCCTTTGGAGTCCTTtaggcactgctggggctgtgtcctccaTGCATCCTGTCTCACACCTTTCCCAGCACCAGGGATGGGAAGCCCGTGTTGTGAGGAGCCTTTGGTACCTCCCTGGCAGGGATCAGAGGGGCAGATGCCTGCTGAGCATTTCATCCAGGGACAGGTTCTGTTACACCAGCTAAACCCTCTACTAACACCTTCCCAAATGCCAAAGCCCAAAACCGCCTCCTGCTCTTGTgagccagagccctgctgctga
- the CRYBA4 gene encoding beta-crystallin A4, which yields MSHRCKKSSGLWKIVVWDEPFFQGKKHEFTTDCYSTPEHGFSTVRSCKIESGAWAGFEHCGFQGQQFVLERGEYPCWEAWSGSNAYHVERMCSFRPIACADHGRSRLMLFEEENFQGKRAEMSDDCPSLPALGWGSSTVGSFLVRSGAWVCSQYPGYRGFQYLLESDSPAGEYKHVREWGSHAQTGQVQSIRRVQQ from the exons ATGAGCCACCGCTGCAAGAAATCCTCCGGTCTCTGGAAG ATCGTGGTGTGGGATGAGCCTTTCTTCCAGGGCAAGAAGCACGAGTTCACCACCGACTGCTACAGCACCCCAGAGCACGGCTTCAGCACTGTCCGCTCCTGCAAGATCGAGAGCGGGGC GTGGGCAGGCTTCGAGCACTGCGGCTTCCAGGGGCAGCAGTTCGTGCTGGAGCGCGGCGAGTACCCGTGCTGGGAGGCGTGGAGCGGCAGCAACGCCTACCACGTGGAGAGGATGTGCTCCTTCCGCCCCATCGCCTGCGCC GACCACGGACGGAGCAGGTTGATGCTCTTTGAGGAGGAGAACTTCCAGGGCAAGAGGGCAGAGATGAGCGACGACTGCCCCTCGCTGCCCGCcttgggctggggcagcagcaccgTGGGCTCCTTCCTTGTCCGCTCCGGAGC GTGGGTCTGCTCGCAGTACCCGGGCTACCGGGGCTTCCAGTACCTCCTGGAGAGCGACAGCCCCGCGGGCGAGTACAAGCACGTGCGGGAGTGGGGGTCCCACGCTCAGACGGGCCAGGTCCAGTCCATCCGCAGGGTCCAGCAGTGA